Sequence from the Symbiopectobacterium purcellii genome:
TGTCCAGACGTTGCCGAATCGCTGGCAAATGCGTGGCAAACTTGCGGATACGGTGCTCTGCGTCCTGCGCTTCGGGTGAGGTGACGCCGTGCTGCGTTGCCGTGCCTGCCTGATAGTGCAATTCCAGCACCGCCTCTTCCGCCAGCGCATCGAGCGCAGTACCCAGCAGATAGCCGACGTAGTAATCTTCCCCCTCTTTACGCAAATCGGTGGCCCCCAATCGCATGGGATACAACACCTTAATCAGCGTATCGGCAACGCTATGGATACTCTGTTTTGAGGGCAGCAACCGTTTATTCTGATAATCGCCCTGAGAAAAACGGTCACGCCATTGCTGACGCACACGACGTAATTCATCAACGACCCCATCCAGATGCCAATGATTATTTCGTTGAGAAATAAACACTAATTCACCTAATTCCGACATCATGTTTTCCTCTCAAAGCACTGCAATGGATTGGGATGACCTGTTTTCTCAATTGTTATGCGTGATCCACCCACAAAACAAATACTGTTATCGGCTTTGCATAGCCAATAACTGGATAAACCAAACTAAACAAAAAAGCTGAATGTGAAACCGCGCTAAACCCAACCTGGCGCATTCCAGTATGATGGGGTGATTGATAACCACAGGATGCTTGTTATGAATACCGTCGCATCAACACTCAACCGTTCTCGGCGATTTCACCGTGTTCCCACCGCGTTGGGGATACTGGCCATGCTGTTGCTACCGGCAGCACAGGCCAGCGAAGGACTTTGCAACAAGGTTACGCCCCCCTCAATCCAGGCATTATTATCCACTGTCTCGCATCCACCAGCCGCCAAGCCGCAAGCGATACCGATCGTGCACACGGAAGGCACCTTGCCTCATCAGGGTATCTACGATATGTCTAACGCGGCACGGCGTGATTTCAGCTATATGCGCGATCTGGCCTTAGCCTGGCAACGGACTCAGGATGCTGCGCTGCTGTCACGCTTGACGGTCTATTTGGATGACTGGATGAAAACCTATCAGCTGAGCTTTAACCCTATCGACGAAACCAGCTTCGACGGGGTAATTGAAGCATACCGCTTGACGCGCAGCGCCCTGCCGGAAGCCACACGAGAGCGCACCCGCACCTTCCTGCATGCGATGGCAACCGGGTACTTACAGAAGATGGACGAAAACCAGAACAGCGCAAAAAAAATCTGGAGCAACAACTGGCAAAGCCATAGCGTTAAGTTAGTCACCATGAGCGCGGTGGCGATAGATGACGCCACGTTGCTGGCAGCGGCTAAAGCGGCATTTATCCGTCAGTTAGATACCAATATTCATGCAGATGGCGAAGTGATGGATTTCACCGAACGCGATGCCTTGCACTACGTGGTCTACTCATTGGAGCCGCTGCTGCGCGCCGCCATGGCAGCGCAGTTGCAAGGTGAGAACTGGATTGATCTGAAAGGCCGCCATGGGCAAAGCCTGCGTACCGCGCTGGAATGGCTCAAACCCTATGCCGACGGTGAAAAAACGCACGAAGAATTCGCTAACACCAAGGTGCGTTTCGATATCGAGCGCCGTAAAGCTGGCGTTAAAGGGTTCGACGGACAGTGGCAACCCAGCAATGCCGCGAATGTCTATTGGTCTGCCAGCGTGCTCAATCTCCGCTATTTGGAGACCGCGCGGCAACTCAACAAGACGCCAGCGCGCTGGCTGTGGGCGATTACGCCCTGCCAGTGACGCCAGTCTGCGAACGTTGCAGCGCTCGCCATACCCGTTCCGGTGTGGCGGGCAGTTCGAGCAAAACATGACCTTCAGCGTCATCCCGGCTCGCCACCGCATCCTGCAATGCACACCAGACAGCAATACCCAGCATAAATGGCGGCTCGCCCACCGCCTTGGAACGAAATACCGTATCTACCGCGTTATCCGTGTGTGGCAACAGTTGCACGCGAAAATCATGCGGAATATCCGCTACGGTCGGGATTTTGTAAGTGGCACCGGTATCGGTCAATAAACGCCCTTGTGCGTTCCACACCAGTTCCTCGGTGGTAACCCACCCCATTCCTTGTGCAAACCCCCCCTCTACCTGACCAATATCCAGCGCCGGATTCAGTGATGCGCCCGCATCGTGCAAAATGTCCACACGCTTTACCTGATACTCACCGGTCAGCGTATCGACCACCACTTCGGTACAGGCTGCGCCATAAACAAAGTAGTAGAAGGGTTGTCCACACCCGGCGTCACGATCGTAATGGATACCCGGCACCCGATAATATCCCGTTGCCGACAGCGGCACCTGATTGAACCATGCCAACTGCGCGACCTGCGCAAAGGTAAAATGCTGCTCACCCGCACGCACCACGCCATTGCAAAAGACGATATCGTCGGGCGCGCAGGAGTAAAGGCGACACAGCAAGTCGACCAGGCGCTGCCGGATGATTTCCGCTGCCTGTTGTGCAGCTTTGCCGTTCAAATCGGCACCGCTGGACGCCGCCGTCGGGGAGGTATTCGGCACCTTACCCGTATCGGTAGCAGTGACCTGAATGGACGCGCTATCAATTTGCAGCACCTGTGCCACAATCTGCGCGACCTTGGTATTTAGCCCCTGCCCCATCTCGGTTCCTCCGTGATTAACCTGCACGCTGCCATCGGTATACACCAACAGCAGGGCGCCCGCCTGGTTGAGAAAGGTCGAGGTGAAAGAGATACCGAATTTGATCGGCATCAGCGCCAGCCCACGCCGCAGCACAGGATGGTGTGCATTAAAATCCTCAATTTCGGCACGACGTTGCTGATACTGGGCGCTGCGCGTCAGCCGTTCGGTGATGTCATCAAGCAGGTTCTGTCCC
This genomic interval carries:
- a CDS encoding alginate lyase family protein: MNTVASTLNRSRRFHRVPTALGILAMLLLPAAQASEGLCNKVTPPSIQALLSTVSHPPAAKPQAIPIVHTEGTLPHQGIYDMSNAARRDFSYMRDLALAWQRTQDAALLSRLTVYLDDWMKTYQLSFNPIDETSFDGVIEAYRLTRSALPEATRERTRTFLHAMATGYLQKMDENQNSAKKIWSNNWQSHSVKLVTMSAVAIDDATLLAAAKAAFIRQLDTNIHADGEVMDFTERDALHYVVYSLEPLLRAAMAAQLQGENWIDLKGRHGQSLRTALEWLKPYADGEKTHEEFANTKVRFDIERRKAGVKGFDGQWQPSNAANVYWSASVLNLRYLETARQLNKTPARWLWAITPCQ